From Streptomyces sp. NBC_01460, a single genomic window includes:
- a CDS encoding helix-turn-helix domain-containing protein, which translates to MEDDYLARIGKLIRDARQHRGWTQSQLAEALATSQSAVNRIERGNQNISLEMIARIGEALDSEIVSLGYAGPMHLRVVGGRRLSGSIDVKTSKNACVALLCGSLLNKGRTVLRRVARIEEVFRLLEVLNSIGVRTRWINDGVDLEILPPAQLELESIDADAARRTRSIIMFLGPLLHRLDRFTLPYAGGCDLGTRTIEPHMIALRRFGLEIAATDGLYHAQVDHEVRPGRPIVLTERGDTVTENALLAAARHDGTTVIRNASSNYMVQDLCFFLEALGVRVEGVGTTTLTVHGVPEIDVDVDYSPSEDPVEAMSLLAAAVVTESELTIRRVPIEFLEIELAVLEEMGVDCDRTAEYAADNGRTRLVDLTVRPSKLEAPIDKIHPMPFPGLNIDNVPFFAAIAASAHGQTLIHDWVYDNRAIYLTDLNRLGGRLQLLDPHRVLVEGPTRWRAAEMMCPPALRPAVVVLLAMMAAEGTSVLRNVYVINRGYEELAERLNSVGAQIEIFRDI; encoded by the coding sequence ATGGAAGACGACTACCTCGCCCGCATCGGCAAGCTCATCCGTGACGCCCGCCAGCACCGCGGCTGGACACAGAGTCAGCTCGCCGAGGCGCTCGCCACGAGCCAGAGCGCCGTCAACCGCATCGAGCGCGGCAACCAGAACATCAGCCTTGAGATGATCGCCCGCATCGGCGAGGCCCTCGACAGCGAGATCGTGTCGCTCGGCTACGCCGGACCCATGCATCTGCGGGTGGTCGGCGGACGCCGGCTCTCCGGCTCCATCGACGTCAAGACGAGCAAGAACGCGTGCGTCGCGCTGCTCTGCGGCTCACTGCTCAACAAGGGCCGCACCGTGCTGCGCCGGGTGGCCCGCATCGAGGAGGTCTTCCGCCTGCTGGAGGTCCTCAACTCCATCGGCGTGCGCACCCGCTGGATCAACGACGGCGTCGACCTCGAGATCCTGCCGCCCGCACAGCTCGAGCTGGAGTCGATCGACGCGGACGCGGCGCGCCGGACCCGCTCCATCATCATGTTCCTCGGCCCGCTGCTGCACCGCCTGGACCGCTTCACCCTGCCGTACGCCGGCGGGTGCGACCTCGGCACGCGCACGATCGAGCCGCACATGATCGCGCTGCGACGCTTCGGCCTGGAGATCGCGGCGACCGACGGGCTCTACCACGCGCAGGTCGACCACGAGGTCCGGCCGGGCCGCCCGATCGTCCTGACGGAACGCGGCGACACGGTGACCGAGAACGCTCTGCTGGCCGCCGCCCGGCACGACGGCACGACGGTCATCCGCAACGCGTCCTCCAACTACATGGTCCAGGACCTGTGCTTCTTCCTGGAGGCACTGGGCGTACGCGTCGAGGGCGTCGGAACGACGACCCTCACGGTGCACGGCGTCCCCGAGATCGACGTGGACGTCGACTACTCCCCTTCCGAGGACCCGGTCGAGGCGATGAGCCTGCTGGCCGCCGCCGTGGTGACGGAGTCCGAGCTGACGATCCGTCGCGTCCCGATCGAGTTCCTGGAGATCGAGCTGGCGGTCCTGGAGGAGATGGGCGTCGACTGCGACCGCACGGCGGAGTACGCCGCCGACAACGGCCGCACGCGGCTGGTGGACCTGACGGTCCGCCCCTCCAAACTGGAGGCGCCCATCGACAAGATCCACCCGATGCCCTTCCCCGGGCTGAACATCGACAACGTGCCGTTCTTCGCCGCGATCGCCGCGTCCGCGCACGGGCAGACCCTGATCCACGACTGGGTCTACGACAACCGAGCCATCTACCTCACCGACCTCAACCGCCTCGGCGGCCGGCTCCAGCTCCTGGACCCGCACCGCGTCCTGGTCGAGGGCCCGACCCGCTGGCGCGCCGCCGAGATGATGTGCCCGCCCGCACTGCGCCCGGCGGTGGTCGTTCTGCTCGCGATGATGGCCGCCGAGGGCACGTCCGTGCTGCGCAACGTCTACGTCATCAACCGCGGCTACGAGGAACTGGCGGAGCGGCTGAACTCGGTGGGGGCGCAGATCGAGATCTTCCGGGACATCTGA
- a CDS encoding DUF4236 domain-containing protein, translated as MPLTFRKSFQILPGVRLNINRRSWSVTTGGRHGPKRTHSSTGRRTTSMDLPGPFGWRKTTRRRKG; from the coding sequence ATGCCGCTCACATTCCGCAAGAGTTTCCAGATCCTTCCGGGCGTCCGGCTGAACATCAACCGTCGCTCGTGGTCCGTCACGACCGGTGGACGGCACGGCCCGAAGCGCACCCACAGCAGCACAGGCCGGCGCACCACGTCCATGGACCTGCCGGGTCCGTTCGGCTGGCGGAAGACGACACGTCGCCGCAAGGGCTGA